The genomic interval tctgctccGGAGTGAGGTGAGCATCAAATCCCACCAGCCCTGGTCAGAGATGCCCTCTCAGCTGCTGTCATGCTCCACAGGGaagctgggccctgctgtggccCCAGCACTTGCCATGGGGCTGGGCagtggtgccagggcaggggccaGGCTGTGGGAGGGTGATgggcacacagcccagggcagtgctgcctccTTGCCTGTGGCTGAGGCCTGGGCTGCTCATTGCAGGAGGGGAGCCcaacaggagcagagcctgacacaCGATGGGAGAtgccctcctccttctccaggcCACAGTCTTCAGCTGCCATGAACCTCAATCGTCGCACATATGACCTGGAAGGTGAGAGCTGGCGTGTCTGAatgctgaggggctggggcaaaGCACAGGCTGAGGGATGCAGAGCCCCTCATGGTGTgctggggatggctgcagggtcccactgagctgggaatgggctgtGGGGTCTTGGGGTCTGGCATGCAGTGGGGAGAAGgtgccagtgctgtgcctgggacACGTTCAGGGTCATATCAGGTGGAGAGGGCAGCTGAGGTGCTGGGACAAAGCCCCAGTGCCTGGCTCAGGTGCATGATCTGCAtttccccagggctggtggAACTGCTGAACCGTGCCCAGAGCTGCCGGGCCAACGACCAGCGTGGGCTGCTCTCTAAGGAGGACCTGGTCCTGCCCGACTTCCTCCAGCTCCCCGTGCAGGACAGCAGCGCCTGTGAGGGCTCACAGCAGCCCAGTGCCCCTCAGGCTGGCTctgagggaagcagctgccCTCAGGAAGAGCCTGCTCTGGCTGAGCCTTCGTTGGACCACAAGCTCTGATGAGTGCTGCTGCACGTCCACACCCGGCGTGTGGCACCCCCATGGCCATGCCAGGGTTCGAGAGGGGCCcgacagcccctgccctgcaccgctgacactgcccagactgCAGATCCATCCACGTCCTGTCCCACGCTGTCACGTTGTGTCCTGTGAGTGGCTGAGCAGCTGCCATGCCCCTCTGTGGGGCCACATCCCGGTGCACACCAAGGGACTCTTGTACATAGTCTGAACCCTCGTTGCAAAGCACTTTGCaacatccctggcactgccctgcccagtgcccctgccctgcccagcacatccTGCCTGTGTCGCACAGCCCCGCTGGCTCTCTGGATGGGGAAAGCtcccttccagctgcagggtgCGCAGGATGGACAGGCTGGGTGGGGAGGAAAGGCAGGCTCCAGTcctgagctgcagtgctgtgggcaggcagggtcAGCAGAACTTGTGCCCCGAGCTCAGAGCCAGATCCAGCCCTGGCCCCGTGGGAATGGGGCTGCCCCGTTGTTGATTTGCAAGTCCACCCTTGCTGGGCAGGGTGAGCgtggccctgccaggctgtgccccgggCAGGCTGTTACGTCTGCATTGCGTGAGCGTGGCCTGatcctgccacagcagcactgcttggAGCAGGGCACATGGTTCCTGCCCCGGGCAgccagaggcagagccagcagatgGTGCCAAAaaagccttcctcctcctcctcctcctcctcctcctccccgccGGAGATCCTGTGTGGGCGGCTGCTGAGGAACAGGCAGGAGCAAATCCCATCtcctctgccccatccccactggGGTGTGGGTGCTCAGCCTGTAGGACAGCCCTGCTTGGTGCCAGCAGAAtgcagcacccctgggtgtGAGCACCTCAGCCTGGTGTGCAGGTCCCCGGCGTGTGCCCAGCCTGTcattcctgccaggagcctggaGCCTCCATCTGCCAGTcctggctgggcactgctggtcCCCATGCCCAGCAGCCCGGTGTCCCCAGAGGTCCCAGACAGAATCTGCAATGGAGATGTTCCCCCAACAGCAGCCAGGAGATCCCTCCATCCTTGCCAGagtccctcctggctgtgccttgGGTAACCACTGCAGCACCACTGCCTGGCCAGAGGCAGAGGGGTGACCCAGGGCCCCCAGGCTTGCCCAGAGATGGGGGCATGGCCACCCAGCCCTATGCTGccacagccagctgcagccctgtggcCTTAGTCAGAGCCCCCCTGTGTCTCTGTGATGCTGCTCAgttctgtctgtgctgtggaACCAGGGGAAATAAAGAGCATTGCCTGGATGTACCACTCTGTCCTTCCTCTGCCATCAGGGCTGGATTGtgcttttcccagcagcaatgtcccctcaaccctcctctccccacagaGCCTTCCCAgggccatggcagagctgggccagccctgggctccagtgccaccctgacTGGCAGcgaggggcagtgccaggagcttgTTTACCCAGCATTGCTGGTGGAGCAGGGGAAGCTGCAGGGCCGGCATGGCCAAGGACTTCAGCCCCAACCCTGTCAATGAGTgacagccagagctgccagggcctCACTGGGTTAATGATTGTGGGGGCAGCTGGCCAAGAGCCCCTGGGCACGGGGCAAGTGcggacaccagggacaccagcCCCCGGCACACCGGCTGCACCCCCGGGCAGAAGGGTCCCCAGGCCCTGCGGAGGCAGGACACGTCccctgctgtgccacctcccGGGCATCCAGCTCCATCAGCCTGTGACGCAGTGCAGGTGGCTCAGTGATGctccagcagtggcacaggtgtccccaggctgtccctgagtGCCCTGCAGTACCCAAGGGATCTTTCCTTTCATTTGCACCTGGCTTATCATGGTAATGAGTTCTGGCAGTGCTTCAtcctggggaaatggggatgtgGGAACTGAGCACCCCTTTGTGCCCACTCCCAcgggcacagggctggaggagccttTGGCCACTGTCTGTCCCCTGTGGACATGAGCTTGCTGTGTGTCCTGTGGGTGGATGGAAACTTGGCTGGAGGTGTGTAAGCAGCAGGTAATGATAAACAGGGCTGAGGAGGTGGTGACGGCAGCGCTGGCCTCgctcctctcctgctcaccCACTGCACACTCTGGGAGATGTGGTGCCAGGGAAGATGTGGTGCCAGGGGGATGAAGGCTCTGTCCCACAcagccctcagcactgctggctgccccacactgagcccagctgtgtgccaccatcaccaccagtGGCAGAACACGGAGATCAATCACAGTGGTGCTGGCATCAGCCATCTCCAACGCCCTGGGAGTGAGGCCAttgtgccctgggcagagctgatCCCTCATGGCTGatgctgtggtggcactgaggtgaACATGGCCTCACCTCTGGTTTGTgacaccccagcagcaccagcaccaagctcttctcctcctcctcctctcgtGCAGTGGATGAACCACCTGGCACCAAATGATGAAAATCTGAGGCTCCTCCAGCATCACCTCCCAGGCTCTGggccccagcagtgcccggctctgctcatccccacagcagctgagctcacCCCGACCCCAAGAGTGCCCGGTACCCCGGGGGCACGTGCcccatcctgccctggctgACCAGGATGTGGTGGGGGTTACCCATTAACTGCAGGAATTTCTGGGGAGGAGGTGAGCAGCCAGCGGAGGCGAGGGGCGACACGGGGCTCCTTAGACTTTGCTCTTGGCCTGTGTATAAAGGGCCGTGGTGCCCCACAGGCCACTTTGCTGGAGGGACGTGTGGATGTGGCATGTGGAAGTGGCACTGCCCTGAGTGCCcggccagccccaggtgagctgggccctgggcaggaggagtccccttcctgcctgccctgcctgccctgcctgcccttggggtggcacagcagcagctggcggCCCAACAGATGATGGCATGGTGCTCCTCAGCGGTGCCAGCGCTGCAGGGATCTGGGGGGACGTGGCAGctggtgcagcacagctgtggtgACACGCAGCCACCTCTGCTCGGCCTCAGCAGGAGCCATGCTGCCCTACCGGACCGAGAGCCCCGTCCTGCCCGGGCGCTGCCCGGTGCGGGGAGGAAGGGTTGTGCACGGGCCACAGTTTGCCTACTGCCCCAGCCCCCAAGGtaggtgcccccagccctcctcctcttcctcctcctcctcttcctcagctgtGCTTCTGGCCAGGCGCTggcccaggcagtgctgggccctgctctgcagggaggtAACTGTGCTGTAACACAGCTGCTgtctctccccagccctgcaccgGCTGCCGGGTGCCCACGGCTGCCCCTTCACGGTCAGCGCcgtgccctgccctgagcacgGCTTCCCTTGCCCCGGCTCCCCCGGGCGCCTGCGCGAGGGCCGCGAGCGCTTCGAGCTGGACGCGCTCCCCTGGCAggggcactgcctgggcttgGACGAGCTGCAGaggccaggtgagaccccagGGGCGTGGGGGTCTCacagcacctgggctggggaacACCCCAGAGATCTGACAGAGGCACCTGGGGTGCCAGGACTGtggggtgccaggctgggaggggagtGCTGATGGAGACCCTCAGTGTCCTGGGGGGatgtgggaagagctgaggGACAATGGGGCAGCTGGCACAAGGCACCGCAGggtgggaggagatggaggagaccCTGGGCCAGGTGGCATAGCTGGGTACAtgagccctgggctgccaggagcCATGAGAGTGGCACAAGGCTGTAGGAGCCATGCCACAGCAGGAGTTTAACACTCTCTCTTGTCTTGCACAGAGCTCGGGTGCTGGGCCAGGGTCCAGTCCTTCTGTGTCTCCCTTCTAAAGGTGCCCCTGATGTTTGGGTTCCTGTACCTCTTCGTGTGCTCTCTGGAcgtgctcagctctgccttccagcTGGCTGGAGGTAGTAGGGTGGCAGGGATGCCCGGGAacctggtggcactggcagagccagcagcctgcACTCACATTCCCTTACAGGTAAGGTGGCGGGGGACATCTTCAAGGACAACGCCATCCTCTCCAATCCAGTGGCTGGGCTGGTGGTGGGCATCTTGGTGACCGTGCTGGTGCAGAGCtcctccacctccacctccatCATCGTCAGCATGGTCTCCTCAGGGTGTGAGTGTGCCCACGAGGCTGCTGGGGACCTGAGGCCGAGGGAGAGGATGGCTGGATTGGGTCACCCTGAGCCGGACCATGCAAGGCTAGcaggtctgtctgtctgtccgcagTGCTGGAGGTGCGCTCTGCCATCCCCATCATCATGGGCTCCAACATCGGCACCTCGGTCACCAACACCATCGTGGCCCTCATGCAGGCTGGCGACCGCAGCGAGTTCGAACGGTGAGAGCTGCATGGCTCAGaggacactgctggggctgggggctgctcctcaggaccACCTCACACCCACGGGCTCCTTCATGCTGCGCAGGGCCTTCGCTGGTGCCACGGTGCACGACTGCTTCAACTGGCTgtcagtgctggtgctgctgccgcTGGAGGTGGTCAGTGGGTACCTGCACCACGTCACCCGCCTGGTTGTGGCCACCTTCAACATCCGCAGCGGGAAAGATGCCCCCGACCTGCTGAAGATCATCACAGAGCCCTTCACCAAGCTCATCATCCAGGTCTCCTCAGCTGTTATGTATGCCCCAGGCTGGCGGTGATGTCCCCAGCACTGGTGTCCCTTTGGTGGTGGTtgcatcccagtgtccccaggctggcagtggTGTCCCCATGCCGGTGAAGATGTCCCCAGCCTGTGGGTGCTGTTAGTCCCCAGGTGGCCTCTCCAACACGTGTATTGTTGCAGCTGGACAAGTCTGTGATCACGGGCATTGCGACAGGGGACGAGAGCCTGCGCAACCGGAGCCTCATCCGCGTCTGGTGTGGCCCTGCAACCCCACAGGTGAGGGGCctgtggccctgctggggcCACAGAGGATGGGTGGTGGGCAAGGGCTGGAAGGCACTGGAGCTAGCTGTAGCCCACCTTCTCCCTGCAGATGGCCTCTGTGGGGGTTGGGCCCCCCCCAAACTGCTcatcccctgggcactgcagcactaAGGGCATGGAGGTCCTTCACAACGTCACCAGGAAAAAGTGTGAGTGGGTGTGGAGGgcttgggcagggctggggcacagggcatggggctggggaggtgcAAGTGGGGCTGGGGGTTGTATGTGTGATGGAGAAGTATTGGAGAGGGCTGGGAGATGTTGCACTGGGGTCCAGGTGTGGGGCTGTCTGCGGGGGCAGGCtgtgagcggggccgggccagccccagccccttgTCCAGCCGTGCTGTGGGGCAGGTGAGCACCTCTTCACCGACACACCACTGCCCGACCTGGCcgtggggctggtgctgctggccgGGTCCCTTGTCGTGCTCTGCACCTGCCTCATCCTCCTGGTCAAACTCCTCAACTCCCTGCTCAAGGGGCAGGTGGCCAAAGCCATCCAGAAGGT from Zonotrichia leucophrys gambelii isolate GWCS_2022_RI chromosome 13, RI_Zleu_2.0, whole genome shotgun sequence carries:
- the SLC34A1 gene encoding sodium-dependent phosphate transport protein 2A isoform X2, with amino-acid sequence MLPYRTESPVLPGRCPVRGGRVVHGPQFAYCPSPQALHRLPGAHGCPFTVSAVPCPEHGFPCPGSPGRLREGRERFELDALPWQGHCLGLDELQRPELGCWARVQSFCVSLLKVPLMFGFLYLFVCSLDVLSSAFQLAGGKVAGDIFKDNAILSNPVAGLVVGILVTVLVQSSSTSTSIIVSMVSSGLLEVRSAIPIIMGSNIGTSVTNTIVALMQAGDRSEFERAFAGATVHDCFNWLSVLVLLPLEVVSGYLHHVTRLVVATFNIRSGKDAPDLLKIITEPFTKLIIQLDKSVITGIATGDESLRNRSLIRVWCGPATPQMASVGVGPPPNCSSPGHCSTKGMEVLHNVTRKKCEHLFTDTPLPDLAVGLVLLAGSLVVLCTCLILLVKLLNSLLKGQVAKAIQKVINTDLPHPLSWLTGYFAMVVGAGMTFVVQSSSVFTSAITPLIGLGVISIERAYPLTLGSNIGTTTTAILAALASPGDKLASSFQIALCHFFFNISGILLWYPLPFTRLPIRMAKALGERTAKYRWFAVLYLIICFLLLPSLIFGISMAGWRALVGVGAPFLALLFFVGLVNVLQAHSPGRLPKWLQTWDFLPAWMHSLQPLDRVITQATLCCTDRCRSPEGWEEPEGAPRDKARLGLDNPALSYPEEMPSPSTRVGSPRPLPHGATRL
- the SLC34A1 gene encoding sodium-dependent phosphate transport protein 2A isoform X1 — encoded protein: MLPYRTESPVLPGRCPVRGGRVVHGPQFAYCPSPQALHRLPGAHGCPFTVSAVPCPEHGFPCPGSPGRLREGRERFELDALPWQGHCLGLDELQRPELGCWARVQSFCVSLLKVPLMFGFLYLFVCSLDVLSSAFQLAGGKVAGDIFKDNAILSNPVAGLVVGILVTVLVQSSSTSTSIIVSMVSSGLLEVRSAIPIIMGSNIGTSVTNTIVALMQAGDRSEFERAFAGATVHDCFNWLSVLVLLPLEVVSGYLHHVTRLVVATFNIRSGKDAPDLLKIITEPFTKLIIQLDKSVITGIATGDESLRNRSLIRVWCGPATPQPTFSLQMASVGVGPPPNCSSPGHCSTKGMEVLHNVTRKKCEHLFTDTPLPDLAVGLVLLAGSLVVLCTCLILLVKLLNSLLKGQVAKAIQKVINTDLPHPLSWLTGYFAMVVGAGMTFVVQSSSVFTSAITPLIGLGVISIERAYPLTLGSNIGTTTTAILAALASPGDKLASSFQIALCHFFFNISGILLWYPLPFTRLPIRMAKALGERTAKYRWFAVLYLIICFLLLPSLIFGISMAGWRALVGVGAPFLALLFFVGLVNVLQAHSPGRLPKWLQTWDFLPAWMHSLQPLDRVITQATLCCTDRCRSPEGWEEPEGAPRDKARLGLDNPALSYPEEMPSPSTRVGSPRPLPHGATRL